Within the Limibacillus sp. genome, the region GATGTGATCGAGATGGACGCGGCCAGCCGCACCGGCGTCGACGACATGCGCGAACTGCTGGACGGGGTGCGCTACCGCCCGGTGGCCGCGCGCTACAAGGTCTACATCATCGACGAAGTGCACATGCTCTCGACCAACGCCTTCAACGCGCTGTTGAAGACCTTGGAAGAGCCGCCCGAACAGGTGATCTTCGTCTTCGCCACCACCGAGATCCGCAAGGTGCCGGTCACCGTCCTCTCGCGCTGCCAGCGCTTCGACCTGCGCCGGGTCGAGCAGGAGACGCTGGAGCGTCACTTCGCCGGAATCGCGGAGAAGGAGGGGATCGAGGCCGCGCCCGAGGCGCTCGCCATGATCGCCCGCGCCGCCGACGGGTCGGTGCGCGACGGCCTGTCGTTGATGGATCAGGCCATCGCGCTTGCCGGCGGGCGCATCGAGGCGGAGTTGGTCCGCCAGATGCTGGGTCTTGCCGACCGCATACAGATCTTCGACCTTCTGGACCACCTGCTGGCCGGGCGCGTGCAGGAAGCGCTGGAGGTCTTCTCCGACCTGCACGCCAAGGGCGCAGACCCGGCGATCGTGGTGCAGGACCTGCTCGACCTGACCCATTGGCTGACCCGCGCGAAGCTGGTGCCGCAGTCGGCCAACGAGGCCGGACTGCCCGAGGCCGAACGCACGCGGGGCCGGGAGATGGCGGGCAAGCTTTCCATGCAGGCGCTGGCCCGCGCCTGGCAGATTCTACTGAAGGGCTATCAGGAAACCCAGTCGGCGCCCTCACCGCAGAGCGCCGCTGAGATGGTGCTGATCCGCCTGGCGCACGCATCCAACCTGCCGCCGCCCGGCGATCTGATCAAAAGACTGACCGATGGCGAGGGCGCGGCGCCCGCTGCCTCCACGCAGGCCGCGCCCGCGTCCGGCGGCGGAGGCGATGCGAGCGCCCGGCTGGTCTCCCAAAATTCTGGCGGCGGGGCTGGCGGCGGGGAGCGTACCAGGGGCGATGGACCGCAGGCCGCCCGAAGCCAGCCGCAACCCCAGGCCTCGGCGCAAGCGGCGCAACCGCTTTCGCTTTCGAGCTTTGAGGAGGTCGTGGCGCTGGTCGGCGAGCGCAAGGAGGCGGTGCTCGCCTCCCAACTGGCTCAAGAGGTGCATCTGGTCCGCTTCGAGCCGGGGCGCATCGAGCTGCGCCCGACCGAGCGGGCGCCGCGCGATCTGACCGGGCGGCTGGGCCGGCTGCTGACCGAATGGACCGGACGGCGCTGGATGGTCTCCGTTTCCGGCGAGGAGGGACAGCCGACGCTGGCCGACCGCAAGGCCAGCCACGAGGCCGCCGCGCGCGATGCCCTTTTGCAGGAGCCCTTGGTCAAGGCGCTGCTGAACGCTTTCCCAGGCGCGGCGCTGGTCGGCCTCACCGGTGAGGAAGCGCGCGAGGAGCAGTTGCGCGAGGCGCTGAACGAGATGGGGCTGGGCGAAAGCGGTCTCGACGAGATCCCGGACGAGGTGGACCTCGACGCCCTGGAAGCCTTTTTGAACGAGGGAGAAGACCTGGAATGAAGAATCTGGCCAACATGATGAAGCAGGCCCAGGAGATGCAGACCAAGATGGCCGAGATGCAGGAGCAACTCGCCCAGGAAGAGGTCACGGGCGTTTCCGGCGGCGGCATGCTCGAAGTGCGCATGAACGGCAAGGGCGAGATGCGCGGCCTCAAAATCGACCCGTCGCTGGTCGACCCGAACGAGGTCGAGGTGCTGGAGGACCTGATCATGGCCGCGGCGAACGACGCCAAGGCCAAGGTCGAGGAGATGACCCGCGAGAAGATGCGCGAACTGACCGGCGGCCTGAACCTGCCGCCGGGAATGAGCCTGCCCTTCTAGGCGTCTTAAGGTCCCGCCATGGCCGCCCCTGAAATCGAACGTCTGATCCGCCTCTTGGCCCGCTTGCCGGGCCTCGGCCCGCGCTCGGCCCGCAGGGCGGCGCTGACCCTGCTTGAGCGGCGCGAACAGCTTTTGGAGCCTCTTGCCGCCGCGCTCACCGAAACCGCCGACCGGGTGACGGTCTGCGGGCGCTGCGGCAATCTCGACTCCAGCGATCCCTGCGGCGTCTGCCTCGACGTGAAGCGCGACCCCTCGATCCTCTGCGTGGTGGAGGACGTGGCGGATCTCTGGGCGCTGGACCGCTCCGGCGCCTTCGCCGGGCGCTATCACGTTCTGGGCGGCACGCTCTCCGCGCTCGACGGGCGCGGGCCCGAACAGCTGCGCATCGCCCCCCTGGTGGCGCGGGCGAGCGAGCCTGAGGTCAAGGAAGTGATCCTGGCGCTGGGCGCCACGGTCGAAGGACAGACGACCGCCCACTACATCGCCGATCGCCTGACCGCTGCGGAGGTGACCGTCACCTATCTGGCGCACGGCGTCCCGGTGGGCGGCGAGCTGGACTATCTGGACGACGGCACCCTGACCACGGCCCTGAAGGCCCGCCGTCCGGCGTGAGCAGCGCCCGGGGCGCCGGGAATCGCCTTTTGCCCACCACGCTTTTGCCCTATTCCTCCTGGAACCTTCGAAAAGCGATACTACCGAACCCTTTGATGCCTATTAGCCCGGAGGTGCCCCGATGGCCCGTTCGCCGCTCTTTCTCGCCGCCGCCTGTAGCGCGCTGATCGCCGGGAGCGCCCAGGCCGACAGTCCGATGCTGCCCAGCCAGAGTCTGGCCGCGGGCGAGCGCAGTCTTGCGATAACCCTCTACAACCAGGATCTCGCGTTCTTCCACGAGCTGCGCGACGCCGAGCTCCAGCGCGGCCCCAACCGCTTGGCGCTGGAGGGGG harbors:
- a CDS encoding DNA polymerase III subunit gamma/tau, with protein sequence MAETPDDRPGQGTDDAPQAPYRVLARKYRPATFSELIGQDALVRTLTNAIANQRLAHAFVLTGVRGVGKTTTARILAKALNCVGPDGKGGATVEPCGQCQHCTAIAADRDVDVIEMDAASRTGVDDMRELLDGVRYRPVAARYKVYIIDEVHMLSTNAFNALLKTLEEPPEQVIFVFATTEIRKVPVTVLSRCQRFDLRRVEQETLERHFAGIAEKEGIEAAPEALAMIARAADGSVRDGLSLMDQAIALAGGRIEAELVRQMLGLADRIQIFDLLDHLLAGRVQEALEVFSDLHAKGADPAIVVQDLLDLTHWLTRAKLVPQSANEAGLPEAERTRGREMAGKLSMQALARAWQILLKGYQETQSAPSPQSAAEMVLIRLAHASNLPPPGDLIKRLTDGEGAAPAASTQAAPASGGGGDASARLVSQNSGGGAGGGERTRGDGPQAARSQPQPQASAQAAQPLSLSSFEEVVALVGERKEAVLASQLAQEVHLVRFEPGRIELRPTERAPRDLTGRLGRLLTEWTGRRWMVSVSGEEGQPTLADRKASHEAAARDALLQEPLVKALLNAFPGAALVGLTGEEAREEQLREALNEMGLGESGLDEIPDEVDLDALEAFLNEGEDLE
- a CDS encoding YbaB/EbfC family nucleoid-associated protein; the encoded protein is MKNLANMMKQAQEMQTKMAEMQEQLAQEEVTGVSGGGMLEVRMNGKGEMRGLKIDPSLVDPNEVEVLEDLIMAAANDAKAKVEEMTREKMRELTGGLNLPPGMSLPF
- the recR gene encoding recombination mediator RecR produces the protein MAAPEIERLIRLLARLPGLGPRSARRAALTLLERREQLLEPLAAALTETADRVTVCGRCGNLDSSDPCGVCLDVKRDPSILCVVEDVADLWALDRSGAFAGRYHVLGGTLSALDGRGPEQLRIAPLVARASEPEVKEVILALGATVEGQTTAHYIADRLTAAEVTVTYLAHGVPVGGELDYLDDGTLTTALKARRPA